A segment of the Nasonia vitripennis strain AsymCx chromosome 2, Nvit_psr_1.1, whole genome shotgun sequence genome:
GCCGGGTAGTCAgattttatgtatatacacacacacctgCGACGGTCGTTCAACTTTGCCCGTAACGGGACGTGTATGCGTTGTGCATCGCAATTAATCGATTAGATGCTTGcgtttcctctctttctcccggcGATTTTCAGAGAATCTTCATATCGAAAACTGCGGTTAACTACAAAGTTACTATTGTCACTCGCGCGTGCAGAAATTCCGCGACACTATCTTTCCTCGTCgcgcaggggggggggggatgtgTGTTATTATACCGTTTTCCGGTTAAGTTTTTTCCAATATACTTGCACTTGTTACACAATGTAAAAGTGACTCACTGGCAAACGCGGCGATAATCGTTTTTCAAGATCGCCTCTTATAATCTCTCTTATAGCCGATAAAAGTCTCGGAGACGAAATTACTGTCCGATGCATCATCTTAATCCCACCAGGGTAGTCTGACTAATTGCTAGACCATATTCCGCGCGGATATCTGGATAAGCCTTCGCGCATTATCTCGAAATCCGCGATAATCTCCTCTCGTAAAGTGCCCgatcgaaaatgaaaaaatagatGTGCTTCTCTATTATAAAGCTCGTCGCTTACTCGAATCCTGTGTCAAACTAGTACAGTCTAAGATATCTATTGTTCTGTAGTGATGGGAGGTACTCGCTATTGTTATACAAAATATCGATAGTATAAGTATAATCCGAATCGACGGACAGTCGCTCTGCGTATACGCTTTTAATGATCCTACTCTCAGCTGTATATTGATTGATGGTCTCTCGGCTAGAAAGTCGTCCCACGAGAAAGTCAACTCTCCGATGCAATAatactatctatatttataaaatacgcTCGCGAACCTTTTTTTTGTCTCGCGCGAACGCCGTACCCATAATAGTGGTGTAGATTGCAATAAATCtcagggagagggagagggctTTGGAATGTGGTCTTATTGCGAATAAAACGAACGCGCAGTGCTATAATCGACGTGTGTTGTTTCGTTGCAGGAATTTTCGCCTACCTGAACTACCTGACGCCCAAGACTCGCAAGGAGATCCTGGAGCTGCTGGTCGGGGGACTGAAGCGACTGGAGTACCGTGGATATGACTCCGCAGGTGaacgattgttttttttttattttaatttaaaaaaaagtgcagGACTTTTAAAGAACGACGTCATTGTCGTCGAATTCCGTGCTTCTTATCCTGCCCCTTTCCTGATTTGCATAAGCACCAGTCCTTTTTTTACATTCCCATCGCACGCGCACGCGTCTCGCGAAAATATTCGCGCAGTGCGTAGAGAAAGAAGGAGAAAGTGCAACGCACCAATTGACCGAAGCTAACCCCTGTCttctttctttcatttttcttcgcaGGCGTCGCCCTTGACTCACCCGACGGCAAGGATATCGCCATCATTAAGAAGCAGGGAAAAGTCAAGGCTCTCGAGGAGGAAATATTTCTGCGTAAGTCATCGCTGCACAAAGAAGCTTCGCTCGAATTTCGAGGATTTCTGACGACGGCGGTAAACTCGAGCATTTGTAACGTTATACTGAGAGAGAATATCGTCGTCAGCGGACATGCCTCTTATATCACCTATGTTGATCAAAAGCCGAGAACGAGATGCCGTTGCATCACGCGCGGGAGCTTTCACTTCGAAGCGGCGAATGAAATTGTAAATAAGATCGAATGTATCTGTGTGCGTAGATTCGACGCTGGACTTTGACACGAACATCGAGAGCCACGTCGGTATCGCGCACACCAGATGGGCGACCCACGGTGTACCCTCCGAGGTCAACTCTCATCCTCAGCGCTCGGACATCGAGCATTCCTTCGTCGTGGTTCACAACGGTAAGTTTCTGCTGCGATTAGCATCTCCATGGGCCGGTGTACTTGAACGAGAGCGTGAATGACACGTTGGATTTTCGTTCTGTTATCTAGGAATCATCACGAACTACAAAGACATAAAGATCCTGCTGCAGAACAGGGGCTACAGCTTCGAAAGTGAAACCGACACGGAAATCATAGCCAAGCTCATCCATCACATCTGGGTTCAACACCCAACCTACTCGTTCCGTGAGCTCGTCGAGCAAGTCGTTCAGCAGCTCGTGAGTATAGAGACGTATAGACACACAATCATTAGCATGAGAGAGTTCTTTCGCCGTTTTCGGTAGCGCGATGCCATCGATTATCCGTATAGACGCGCAAAAGTGAGCGGCGCTTTCAAAAGGGAGAGTATGCGAagtgaattttgaaaattagaaTGTCGGATATCGAGCCGAAGATGGGAATTTCCAGTGCCGCAATCTCGTTGCGAAATTTAGGAATAACGTATTTCTGATAAAAACTTTGCGGGATTGTGAAACTCGCTGCTTTTACGAAATGCGtctcaataatttataatttttcgaaGCGAATGACAAGCCCGACATTTATTTGTATAATTGCAGGAAGGTGCGTTCGCTCTCTGCTTCAAGAGCAAGCACTTCCCGGACGAGTGCGTTTCCACGAGACGTGGATCCCCGCTTCTGGTTGGCATCAAGACCAAGACGAGACTCGCCACCGACCATGTGCCCATCCTCTACGGCAAAGGTGAGACTCGACCTGTTTTCTCTCAAAGCCCacttgtctctttctctctataaaTACACGCATACAGTAGCGAAGATGCAGTCAGGCAGGATCCGGAGGAGAAGGAGCCGATCGAGGATCCGAGGAGTTTACATTAATTCATGAGATATTAATATAGATTCGCCGAGCTGGAGCCATCGCGTAATACTCGCTCTACCTGTTTCCCCCTACGACCTGCGAAATTTCCATGATGTGGCTAATATGCTCTCCTGAATAACGATTTCTTGTGATTTATGTACTAACCCAAACGAGACGAAACTGCGTTTTGTATTCTTATAACGATATTCGTTTATTGTAAACTATCGAGGCGTTTACTAATAAGCATgacttcgttttttttttattttattctgtttCGTCACTAACCAAAGATACTTTGCATGAAGGATTGTATTTCTAACAACGCATGACCGATAAAATCCGTATCCATGTCACGACAAGGTACTTATCGAGTACTCGTACGGTAGCACGCATATTCGTCATTTTAATCTCTCCTCCACTTCTGCGTAGTTGCAAGGAAGAAGGTCACAACAAGTTGTACTCTTATACTTTGCtatatatcttttttttctttagctTCGTTATCACTGTCGCGTGACTTTATTTTGCGGTTCGTGAATGTTGCTTATTGTTTTCTTTACACTTTCTAAAGCTTCTGCTCCAGATCTTGTATATATTTACGGTCTACTTTTCCGAAACGTttaacatttaagaataagaCAATCAGTTTTGGCTGTACATGGAATCGCTTTGTAGTTGAAGAAAAGGATCGCACAACACGGCTCTTCTTTCTTGCAACCATAGAATGGACTCGCATtgcaaaaattgaataaatattttttatataatagatACTCTATCTCAAGACCATAATCTTAATTGAATTATCACGTAGTGCTTCAACACGCATTTATTGTCATTATTCCAGCGTAAATATAGCATACTGCCATAAACATTTACAATTTAAGATTATAGAAGCTAGAATTAtaactatattaaaatgtaattTCTTCCACTGGTACACGCAATGTTTGACTTTGATCTGCCACGAGCAAAGATTATATACAAAGTTAAAAATTATAGtgctatatattttacaagtatataatatcatatataaagattaaaaatgagagaataaataaaagctaGCAGTCCGTTGATGTGGATACTACATGAATGTTTCTTTTGCATGAAACTTCGTCTTCCGGTATGTTCCTCGACTTTTCGCCCGAACAGACGACCTTCCACGCACTGTCAAAGGTATATAACACACAGACACTATTAATAACTTTACCTCGGTTTTGCTCGTACATacacgtatatgtataatgaGAAAAAGCTTGCGATAAACCGTCGAAAAAACTGCGAAccttatatattttacatattcCGATAGAGATCCCGCGAAAAAGAGGAGAACGAGTGCAGCAGGCTATATACCTTACAGTATACCAGTCGTCCTTCTTACACGTCTCTGCCACGTGCAGCGCTCTTTCCACTTCcgtctttctctttttttatcgccgactctcgctctcctcccctttttttcttccctttTTCGACGTTATACGCGCATACTTGCCTTCCGTCACTATCCTCTGTTTGTCCTTTCGTCGATTTTCTCCCTTTGTTTCACcgagatttttaaattactctcGCTCCCTTGCTCCTTTTCACGTTCAATTTTTGGCTTGCGTTTGCATATGCTTTATGTCGGAATCGAATGTGCAGGAgagtaatttgaaaattggctaatgcatattttaattttttaattttatttttagtcgTCGTTGCGCAGCAGAATGTCAATAAGCTTTCTGTATCATtttgtgtatacatatatatcatATGCCGTTTTACatctttttgttttcatcTAGCTTATGTTACATAGCTTTAGTTTAAGCATGGTTTGTTTGACTAATtgtgtttttgttgttttgtTGTCCTATCTACTGTATGCCTCGAAATCAGCAGAAACTGAAGCCACGACGACAggtatatttcattttatgttttacaatttatatttttgcatGTAACTACACGCTTCTATACGTACTGCATCTTATTGTTTATTGTCGCTTCTGCGCTTTCTCTGTTGAACAAAACCGCTGTGCAACCTGCTGGCCGCTAACCAATTGTATTTTGTATATTACATGCCGCATTGATcacgtattattattttaatcattcttataattttttttttattatattatttacaataaaccaAACGGAACGTAACCAGGGCGATGGTGGAGAGGTTTCCAGTGGACACACGAGCGAATCTCGACTAATCACACTGTATAAtttctttgttattttttcttttactctcaaatatattatacatttaaCACACACTGTCTCTTCACGGTGATGGTTTAGttctttatatattttcagtGAACAAGTCTCTGGTGTCTGTAGTCTCCGCGACATAATGCAATATCACGAGTCtatgtctgtctgtctctctatGTATACGACGTAAAAAACGTTGAAAAatcaagtgcaatgtctgcgTTGTTCTCTCGCGTATGCCGCATTATGTCATGTTACGACTTCTTTTCCTCTTATACTATTTTCTctactatatttatatatcgtGTACATATAAGCATTCGTACGAAACGAGTCACGTAGTCGACAGCACCGCGAGATGTATCTCGGACGCACACGTGTGATAAGGTCTGGATGTTTTTGCAGAGCACCGTCCGCACCGCAGGACAGCTGAATTCCCCATCATGCCCCGCAGCGAGAGCACTTCCGAGTTCCAGCCGCTCGAGGACAAAGAAGTCGAGTACTTCTTCGCATCGGACGCCAGCGCCGTTATCGAGCACACCAACCGCGTTATTTTCCTCGAGGTGAGCGCGACgattattttgttgtttatcgTCTTCTTCCATTTTATTGGAGCCTTCCAAGAACACAGAGGCGTTATTTTATCGTGGAAATTCAACGATCGCACTCGACGCGGTTTAATAGAAACTTGGAAGAGGCTCTTATCGGAGATTTTCGAGATAGCATTGTCTCTTTTTCATATGCGAGTAAAGACGTCACGGCTATTCATACTGGGGAGAATTTTCAAGTAGTTTTAATCAAGTTACGATAACGgctattgtaaataaaaatgacttCATGCCGGCTCGGTGAAACGGATCTTCGGAAGATTTGcataatataagtataaactcggaaaataaaaaatttatgatttcAGGACGACGACGTAGCCGCAGTAAAGGACGGCGCTCTGAGCATCCACCGTCTGCGCCGTTGCGTCGACGACGCCCACGCCCGCGAGATCCACACCCTCAAGATGCAGATCCAGCAGATCATGAAGGGCAACTACGAGTACTTCATGCAAAAGGAGATCTTCGAGCAGCCCGAGTCGGTGGTCAACACCATGAGAGGTCGTCTGAACTTCCGCGACAACTCCGTCACCCTCGGCGGTATCAAGGACTACATCCCCGAGATCAAGAGGTGCAGACGTCTCATGCTCATCGGTTGCGGTACCAGCTACCACTCCGCCGTTGCCACGAGACAGCTGCTGGAGGAGTTGACCGAACTGCCGGTCATGGTCGAGCTGGCTTCCGATTTCTTGGACAGGAACACGCCGGTGTTCCGTGACGACGTTTGTTTCTTCATCTCTCAGTCTGGTACGTTTGGCTCTGAAATTCAAATGCTTCTGGATTGTATGGTGTGATGTATACTAAAGTTGAATGTGCCATTCGCAGGAGAGACAGCAGATACCTTGATGGCTCTGAGATACTGCAAGGGTCGCGGCGCTTTGATCGTCGGAATCACCAACACAGTCGGCAGCAGCATCTGTCGCGAGTCGCACTGCGGTGTGCACATCAACGCAGGTCCGGAAATCGGTGTCGCCAGTACAAAGGCTTACACCTCGCAGTTCATCTCTCTTGTGATGTTTGCGCTCGTCATGAGCGAGGATAGGATTTCTCTTGGACAAAGGCGAATGGAGGTTCGATTTCCCTTTGCGTCATGCGCGATTCATCTTCTTCTCTGTTTGGCCTTGGATGATAACAGTCGTTTTGTGCTTTTTATAGATTATCGAGGGATTGAAGAACTTGGACAATCAGATCCGCGAAGTCCTGAAGCTCGACGACCAGGTCAAGGAACTGGCCAAGTCTCTGTTCCAACACAAATCCCTGCTCATCATGGGTAGAGGATACAACTTTGCTACTTGCATGGAAGGAGCTCTCGTAAGTCGCCGTTATCTGAGAATAGCTCATTTTTTTCGTATACTTGTTTTGTAACAGCTTTTTCATTCGACCTTTGCAGAAAGTCAAAGAATTGACCTACATGCACAGCGAGGGTATAATGGCTGGTGAACTGAAGCACGGACCTTTGGCTCTGGTCGATGATTCCATGCCTGTGATCATGATCGTCATGAGGGACCCAGTATACGTCGTAAGTATACAACTATAATAGATGCTAGAATTCACGACAAATTCAGTACTATAATCTCTCGTTAATTTCTAGAAATGCATGAACGCCTTGCAACAAGTGACAGCCCGTGATGGCAGACCGATCGTGATCTGCGAGGAGGGCGACGACGAGACCAAATCCTTCGCTGCCAAGTGTCTGGAGATCCCCAAGACCGTCGACTGCCTTCAAGGAATCCTGACCGTCATTCCAATGCAACTGCTTTCTTTCCACATCGCCGTGCTCCGTGGCTGCAACGTCGACTGCCCGCGAAACTTGGCCAAATCCGTCACGGTAGAATAGACGCACGTTCCCTATGTTGCTTTTCTTTTGAGACGATAAAAAAACATGATGATACTGCGGTGAGGTCGCGCACATACGACCAAAGGCATGAATCGGCTGTGGCAGTGCGAGAACCGTCGCCACTCGAGCGTTCGAATACTCGGAACTTCGAGCGCGCGGTGATCGAGAATGAGAACGAAATTGTGTCGAGTGATCTTCTGGATTATTTCGAGCAATGGACGAGGATGAATTTTGATGACGATGAAGTGACCGcacgttttttttcttatacctGTTTGTTAAAACGATGCGCAAAACATAGACGTTAATGAGCTTCACGAGGTGAAATCCCTCGACCGCTTTGATTCTTGCAATATGTAACTTGCATTTGTATTCATTCCACCGAGTTTTCTTTTCGCGGAGGCGCAAGAATTGTAAAAATCATATTTAAACTAGGCGCGTGCCCAAATTTATTACTCTTAAGTGATTTTGTATACGGAAACTTCGTATTAGCtgtaagaaaattttttttatactcaaAACATAATCTTTACGACAGCAAAGTAATGGAGAACTAATCAAGGCATCGCACAGACATACTAACGATGCTCGTTAAAATTGCGAGCCGCgattgtaaatattatacaAGTTGTCCCTAAATCTGGTTgagtattgtttttattgcgtACGTAGCGCGTCCGAGCGGAAATTTCATTGGACATTATacacagatatatatatatatatttttttaacgaacaTTACGAAAACTGTACAAAGCAAGATTTTATCGCGTTCAGTGTACTAGCGGACGCGCTACGTGAAGTAACGCTGTGTAGCTGCTGAGCGTCGTGCAATGAGTATGTCCCTGATTgacaataataaatttttaacaatcaCCGTTCGATCAGTTTTCATTTCGACTCACTGTTCAATCTGAAATTCCAGCCCCAACCACCAAGCGAATCACTGAATGCTCCAGTAGTAGAGACCTCGAACTCGTCAGGCACGATTCCCCCCCCTGCGACTCACGCATCGTCGTCGGCACGTGCTGCCACCGCGGCGTCTTCGGCAAACATCAGCCACTGCACACCCTCCGCGTATAAAAAccactctctcgctcgcccGCAACGACGTCGCAAGCTCCAGTAGATAAAGGCGAGGAGCGATCAGCCTGCGCTTCGCTCCCCTCTCCACGCTTGTCGCCGCCTACCGTTGCTCGACGGCACTACGCGAGTCAGTCGTCGTGCCGCCGGCGAGCAGTGCGGACGTAGCTCTTTCGATCTTAACGTTCTCGCATACGCTCGTTACAACAGCTGCCTAAGCATATCCAAAGAGACTTGTTCGAAAAAAATTCCCCCtcccgagggagagagagagacagaaaagCCACGCGCGTATCCGCAAGCTCTCGCGACTCGCGGGGTGTGCAGCAGACCAGCAGTCAGAAGCAGTAGCAGGGAAATAAAGCTTTGCCGTTCGGTCGTGGtgcgcgctgcagcgccgctgccgccgccgtttATTGATCGGCTCGAGCCGCCAAGTTTAGCCCCCTgggcgagagcgcgcgcgcaagttcgttctctccgctctctctctctctctctttctctctcacttcgTTTCAGTAGTGTGCGAGTGTCCGCCGTAGTTGTCGCCTCCCCCTCGTGCGTGTGTTTCTCTCTCGAGTATagttcctctctctcgcgcgttgGGACCATCACCGCGACGAGAGCAGACTGCCacttgcgtttttttttctgtgatACGCAAGCTGCGGACAGTATAGACAGCGTCGTCGAGTACGgagagagcaagagcgagcgagtggaagaaagatagagagagatagagagagagagagagagagaacccgCACCACGGGGCCCAGCCAGGCGGAGAGTAGGAGGAGCGGCGCCGGGCGCCGCGGCCGGGTCGACCACTACTAGCTCGTAGTAGAACCGCTGCTTCCGCCGCTCTGAGCGTTCGATCGTCCGCTGCATCGGAGCAATAAGCACAGGAGcgagacagagcgagagagagagagagagatagagagagaggcggcAGACAGAGGGCTGCGCCGCCCGCTCGTAGTTAAGTGTGCACGCAGGAAGAAGGAAGGAAGCAACGCTGGTACGCTCGTCGCTCGTCGGCTCCGGCATGGCTGCCCAACCGGCTTGCACGCGCTTCAGTGACAACTACGACCTCAAGGAGGAGCTCGGCAAGTAAGTACtcagctcgcgcgcacacacgagTACCTTATACACGTTAGTTACTCGTCTGCACACGCTTGATACGACCTCGCGGGCTCGCGAGCGggctggcgcgcgcgcgggggggaTTTATTTATAGTCGCGCCCGAAATATACCTAACGCGCGCGCTCCGCCGAcgaccagagagagagagagagagagagagagagatcgcggTCACCTGTGTAcaatgccgccgccgctgcgacGCGCGCGGTGTATTAATAACCTagctctctctcacactctctctctctgtctccgcGGTGCGTGTACATACGCAGGCTTATTCACCTGCGTGACGCATCGTGTtgttttcgcgctcgcgctctgcAGGTGAAAGCGGGAGAGACGTTCCTTCCGAGATGATGACACTCGCATGGAGAGTCGTCGcctccgtcgtcgtcgtcgtcgtcgtcggccaTGATGCGCGCGATTGTCTGGCAATTAACGCCGCACGCATGCGACCTCCGCTGCTGCCAccctgactctctctctctctctctctctctctctctctctctctccgtatcCGTGCGCGCCTGTAGTGGGAGAGGCAGTTGCACTTTGTCGCTATATTTAAGCCCCGGCGGTGGCCTCCGCGTCGCTCGAGCGCTATATATACCCACGctaagcgagcgagagagagtaagagagagtcAGGGTGTGCTGCCTCCTCTGGAATCCACGGCTAGCGCTAGCTGTGCTCTCTCCGTGTCTTGCTCCGCCGGCAGCTGTAGGTATCGCACGCTGCGAATCGATACacgccgccgacgccgctACTGCAGCCGGAAAAGTTTCTCGGGAGGATACCTGCAACGACCTGCCTGTGTCTCTCGCAGTCGAGGATCTCTATATGCACACGCTCGTGCGTTCGCGCACACGTGAAAGGCTCTGATCGATCGGAATGAcgatagggggggggggtggacCGCGTGTACCGCCGGCACGAGGCTGCATCACCAGGTCTATGCGAAGCGAGAGAGACCACACCctatacacacgcgctcgcGGGAGTCTACCTGTGCGCTCTGGTATAACCTACTGACGCTTTTACAGCCAAGGAGGGGGTAATAAATACTTACGGATCGTCCTCTCTGtgatattctctctctcggatcgGAGCGACTCTAACGCGTTGAGGTTAGGAAGGACACTTTCAAACAACTTTCCGAACGCACACCCGAATATAACCGCGATAAAGGTCAATCAGCACGCATGAACCTCGCGAAGACACACAATCAAAACAGCAGCCGCAGCCGCGATGAATAATTCAGCGACACACGCGCCTCTCTCGCGataatacctatatatatatacacgctcCGGTCTCCTTTATACATCCGCGCATCGATTCGCCGATCGCCGTATAAGTATACGTGTCCGTGTGTATACGATTTATTTAGGAGACGAGACTCCGTGGCTCTTCTAACGAGCTCGGGACACGCGATAAGTCGGATTGTTATGGACGGGGGGAAAAGAGTTACAGCTTGTAATTATTTCAACGAGTATAATTTGATTTCTGCGGCTTTCTTCTCTCCTGCCCCTCCGCGCCGAAAgttcggggggggggggtcgatGCAGGTACGATATGGAACGCAAGCGTCGTGTGCATGAACGTTCCTTTAACCTTAATTCCGTTTATAACTGAGCGACGTTCAAAAAGGAAACGAGAAACAGTGgacggtgtgtgtgtgtgtgtgtgtgtgcgtataaaGGACGCGAATTCCTGACTACTTTGTCCCACCGTACACAGCTGTTTCTACTCGAGTCAATTCTTGCGCGTTTGCATATTTTTAACCGCTCTCGCGCGTTCCTAATAAGCCCGTCAGACGTGTGTGTGCGGAGTAgcgtaattttataaaactcgATGAGTTGGTAAAAAATGTGTTATGCATATTATTCTCGTTTCGCGCTTACTCATCGCGTCAAAGTGTTTAAGTTCATAATCCTGAGTCCTTTAAAACCCGATTCCGAAGCGATATCAGCATAATAGCCTCGTGTCTCACCTCAGCTTGCTCTAGCGGTGTTGTGTTGATGTCTCTCCGGTAACGATCGCCGGTAAATATTGACGCGCCGCAACAGAAAACCCTTTAcaacgtacatacacacacaactATCTCACCTGACTACCTCAGGCAGTCCCTTTGATCCTAATGAGCTCTTTCAAGAGACTCTTTCGCGTTTAtcctcatcatcatcgtcgtcggtATGTAGAATACggtagagagaaagaaaaaacataaTTAGAATTTACAATCGTCTTATCAGTGCGAGATTAAGCGATCTCGAGCTTCTGTTCGGATTCGGCATTCTTCGATATCGATGTGCTCTTGTCACAAGCGTCGAGATTACAATAGAGCCGAGGTCGAGGATATGTACGTGCGACGGCTCCGCATTGTATAACGTAATCGGCGCAAGTGTCCGATTGTTACTTCTGACGCAATTGAGCGGCGCGTGTGCTGAATGGCAAAATTACTGCACTTTATGCTTAGCGCCTTCTTGCCTCGTACGACGTATCCTATAGGCGGTCGCATTCCAGCAGATCGAAGAAACctaattttcgaaaaacgaGCCTCAGCGTTTTAACTCTAGAGCGAGAGAATTAGTTTAGAAGCTGACCGAGATATCCAGGCGCGACTGTAACGTACAGCGGGCGTAGGGTATAGCGCCTCAGCGCGATATACACTTCTAGGTATATACCTAGACGCAGACTGCAGAAGACCTTAATTAGGTTACCGTCGGCGAGCGCTTGCCGCGGCGACGGAGAAAAGAGGAGAGAATCGCATTATGCGTCGAATATCGAGCGGAGCTCCGTTGCCAATTCTTCCGCGAGTGCAGGCTTGGTATATAGTTATACGCGAGCTTATACATAGCGCCAATCGAGGATCGCTGCTATAAAGcagtagtcgtcgtcgtcgtcgcgcgggaTCAACGGCCCGTGTACGTATATGTGCGTATATACGCCTCGTGTGTCTATTAGTATTTTCAAAGAAGTCGCGGGGTCACGCTTCTGACACGTACGCACGACAGCCGATTAATTATCGTCGTGAGCGCGGGCGATTAACGCGAGGTCGAataatatacctatatacctaGCTGCATCGTGCGCTGCAGACCTTATTGAAAAGTTGTAATTGGGAGGCGATCCCGTGGACGCCTCTCGTTTGAACTGCATATAGCCTGTGACCTATATTCCAAAGAGGGGGTGGGGATTGTGTACTACAGTTTGTACCTTATTCCGCGATAAACTGTGCGTTATGACGCGAATTAAATTGATTACGTCAGAGCGAGGcgttctcctctctctctctctctctctccctctaccGCTTGTCGTTGTTGCGCGCTACGCGATCGGGGATTGGATTTTGCAGAGTTGACGCGGGAGAGCTGATTTCGAGGTATTTTTAACTTTGAAGAATCGCGAACCTTCGGTGCTTGAATTATGTAATGATCGATAAGACGCTGCAAGTGTAGCGATTCTTTCGGCCGATCGACTGGAAAAAGCTCGAGGGTTGAAAATACCTTCAAATGCGTATAGAAGCCTGTCGCACCTCATTACAAGAGACGCACCACCGGTTTGTAGCGATGCTACATAACCCACTGCAAATCGATCTCTCGGCTCCAGCACCAACACGTGCGCACGCACGACCACCACCCGCGTGCGGCTTATATGCATGCGCGGCCCGCACGATATACACGTGCATCACGCGCCGCATCACGTGGCGACACGCCGTCTATATTTGTGTATACCTTCTTTTCCACGAACTTTCGTCCGAAAGTTTCGAAGCTGTGTACGATAATAGAGAGAAGGATTGAAGTTAATTGAAACCCGCGAAGGAGAGT
Coding sequences within it:
- the LOC100122547 gene encoding glutamine--fructose-6-phosphate aminotransferase [isomerizing] 2 isoform X1, which encodes MCGIFAYLNYLTPKTRKEILELLVGGLKRLEYRGYDSAGVALDSPDGKDIAIIKKQGKVKALEEEIFLHSTLDFDTNIESHVGIAHTRWATHGVPSEVNSHPQRSDIEHSFVVVHNGIITNYKDIKILLQNRGYSFESETDTEIIAKLIHHIWVQHPTYSFRELVEQVVQQLEGAFALCFKSKHFPDECVSTRRGSPLLVGIKTKTRLATDHVPILYGKDDLPRTVKAETEATTTEHRPHRRTAEFPIMPRSESTSEFQPLEDKEVEYFFASDASAVIEHTNRVIFLEDDDVAAVKDGALSIHRLRRCVDDAHAREIHTLKMQIQQIMKGNYEYFMQKEIFEQPESVVNTMRGRLNFRDNSVTLGGIKDYIPEIKRCRRLMLIGCGTSYHSAVATRQLLEELTELPVMVELASDFLDRNTPVFRDDVCFFISQSGETADTLMALRYCKGRGALIVGITNTVGSSICRESHCGVHINAGPEIGVASTKAYTSQFISLVMFALVMSEDRISLGQRRMEIIEGLKNLDNQIREVLKLDDQVKELAKSLFQHKSLLIMGRGYNFATCMEGALKVKELTYMHSEGIMAGELKHGPLALVDDSMPVIMIVMRDPVYVKCMNALQQVTARDGRPIVICEEGDDETKSFAAKCLEIPKTVDCLQGILTVIPMQLLSFHIAVLRGCNVDCPRNLAKSVTVE
- the LOC100122547 gene encoding glutamine--fructose-6-phosphate aminotransferase [isomerizing] 2 isoform X3 yields the protein MCGIFAYLNYLTPKTRKEILELLVGGLKRLEYRGYDSAGVALDSPDGKDIAIIKKQGKVKALEEEIFLHSTLDFDTNIESHVGIAHTRWATHGVPSEVNSHPQRSDIEHSFVVVHNGIITNYKDIKILLQNRGYSFESETDTEIIAKLIHHIWVQHPTYSFRELVEQVVQQLEGAFALCFKSKHFPDECVSTRRGSPLLVGIKTKTRLATDHVPILYGKDDLPRTVKEHRPHRRTAEFPIMPRSESTSEFQPLEDKEVEYFFASDASAVIEHTNRVIFLEDDDVAAVKDGALSIHRLRRCVDDAHAREIHTLKMQIQQIMKGNYEYFMQKEIFEQPESVVNTMRGRLNFRDNSVTLGGIKDYIPEIKRCRRLMLIGCGTSYHSAVATRQLLEELTELPVMVELASDFLDRNTPVFRDDVCFFISQSGETADTLMALRYCKGRGALIVGITNTVGSSICRESHCGVHINAGPEIGVASTKAYTSQFISLVMFALVMSEDRISLGQRRMEIIEGLKNLDNQIREVLKLDDQVKELAKSLFQHKSLLIMGRGYNFATCMEGALKVKELTYMHSEGIMAGELKHGPLALVDDSMPVIMIVMRDPVYVKCMNALQQVTARDGRPIVICEEGDDETKSFAAKCLEIPKTVDCLQGILTVIPMQLLSFHIAVLRGCNVDCPRNLAKSVTVE